In Desulfomonilia bacterium, one genomic interval encodes:
- a CDS encoding cyclase family protein: MSRFIDLSVTIESGLPSDPPMMIPKIMYIDHALGAESMKSFYPGLTAGDLPGGLGWAVEVMEVSTHAGTHMDAPWHFHPTQDKGKPAMTIDQFPLEWGVGSGVKLDFSDFPDGYNITVEDVKAKLDDIKYTLKPGDIFLAKSGAAPYWGTPEYLVKGCGFSRDATLWILGHGVHVVGTDGWSWDRPLPFQAKEFVETKDASIIWEGHFAGIEKGYFQIEKLANLDMLPSTGFKFYCFPVKIKGASAGWIRAVAEVQ, translated from the coding sequence ATGAGCAGATTCATCGACTTGTCTGTAACTATAGAAAGCGGGCTTCCAAGCGACCCTCCGATGATGATACCAAAGATAATGTACATAGACCATGCATTGGGGGCGGAGAGCATGAAGTCCTTTTATCCCGGACTTACTGCCGGGGATCTCCCGGGCGGGCTGGGCTGGGCTGTCGAAGTTATGGAAGTGTCCACTCACGCTGGCACGCACATGGATGCGCCGTGGCATTTTCATCCCACTCAGGACAAAGGCAAACCGGCCATGACGATTGATCAGTTCCCTCTTGAATGGGGCGTGGGAAGCGGCGTCAAGCTGGACTTCTCGGATTTCCCCGACGGCTACAACATCACGGTCGAGGATGTTAAGGCAAAGCTCGATGACATTAAATACACGCTCAAACCGGGCGATATATTCCTTGCGAAAAGCGGGGCGGCGCCATACTGGGGTACGCCGGAATATCTGGTCAAGGGCTGCGGGTTCAGCCGCGACGCGACGCTCTGGATACTGGGCCACGGTGTGCATGTGGTGGGCACCGACGGCTGGAGCTGGGACAGGCCGCTTCCTTTCCAGGCTAAGGAGTTCGTCGAAACAAAAGATGCATCAATAATCTGGGAAGGCCATTTTGCCGGTATAGAAAAGGGCTATTTCCAGATAGAAAAGCTCGCAAATCTGGATATGCTTCCGTCAACGGGTTTCAAATTCTACTGCTTCCCGGTAAAGATCAAAGGGGCGAGCGCGGGGTGGATAAGGGCGGTGGCCGAGGTTCAGTAG
- a CDS encoding RNA-directed DNA polymerase — protein MNDAVSLAVDSILRDGCSDITSESLELKLIAAFRTDFEKDIKSKLNRGSVSEMEFRPLQYILTPKNRYVFDYRKAAIMSPACLAKFLAIVFQYAEIVEASRVPLKDNVVFSYRFNPNNEGVFDRTIGYSQWKEQTKIKAADSKCKFIVSCDIAAFYDRVNIHRIESTLLSIDVPKHLVKHTNDLLLFWSKKDSYGIPVGNVASRILAEVALIDIDQYLLSEGIVFTRYVDDYRLFAPSLLTAQEWMNKLTTRLFRDGLMLNTGKTQIREAIPGTKEVDSETEILEDSAETVLKAITKLTGGYNRIVRRFTMPAEEKHKNFKSIRLDEEIASLSKQSIVEFEGIQKVVIASLIQQRFDALINIARVCSSYLYGLDYFIDMLVKNSEFIPEVQRNEIADLYEALINGGDLYSFEWHCASVAKLLSHPHYFRKNALIQLYKTPAKDVSTYGSMIALEGLQGMINRSEFKTIREYFDRSDEWERRRLISLSDVLPLEERKAWVKVVKASLSDDFLGKQFCETIIREQSI, from the coding sequence GTGAACGATGCGGTATCACTAGCGGTAGACAGTATTCTGCGAGATGGGTGTAGTGATATAACCTCAGAATCTCTCGAATTGAAGCTGATCGCCGCGTTTAGGACAGATTTTGAGAAAGATATAAAATCCAAACTGAATCGAGGCTCTGTGTCTGAAATGGAGTTTCGACCACTTCAATATATTCTTACTCCAAAAAATCGATATGTTTTCGATTACAGAAAAGCGGCAATCATGAGCCCCGCTTGCCTTGCCAAGTTTCTTGCGATAGTATTTCAATATGCCGAGATCGTTGAAGCGTCGCGTGTACCACTGAAGGACAATGTTGTTTTTTCTTACAGGTTCAATCCTAACAATGAAGGTGTTTTCGATCGCACCATTGGTTACTCTCAATGGAAGGAACAGACGAAAATCAAGGCGGCAGACAGTAAGTGTAAATTTATAGTTTCTTGCGATATCGCGGCATTTTACGATAGGGTCAATATTCATCGCATAGAATCTACTTTACTAAGTATTGATGTACCAAAACATTTGGTTAAGCATACGAATGATCTATTACTGTTTTGGTCAAAGAAAGACAGTTACGGCATTCCAGTCGGAAATGTTGCGAGTAGAATTCTGGCTGAAGTAGCATTGATTGATATTGATCAATATTTGTTGTCTGAAGGTATAGTATTTACACGATATGTAGATGACTACAGACTATTTGCACCGAGTCTTCTCACTGCACAGGAATGGATGAACAAGTTAACAACAAGATTATTTCGTGATGGATTAATGCTTAATACAGGAAAGACTCAAATTCGTGAAGCAATACCTGGTACGAAGGAAGTAGATTCAGAAACAGAAATACTGGAAGATTCTGCAGAGACTGTTCTAAAGGCAATAACAAAGCTAACAGGTGGATACAACCGAATAGTAAGACGTTTCACAATGCCAGCGGAAGAAAAGCATAAAAATTTTAAATCTATCAGGCTCGACGAAGAGATTGCTTCACTTAGCAAACAATCGATCGTTGAGTTTGAGGGTATCCAAAAAGTTGTTATTGCATCACTTATACAACAACGCTTCGATGCACTGATAAATATTGCGAGAGTGTGTAGTAGCTACCTTTATGGTCTGGACTATTTTATTGATATGCTTGTTAAAAACTCAGAGTTCATCCCGGAAGTCCAGCGAAACGAAATAGCGGATTTATATGAAGCATTAATCAATGGTGGTGACCTCTATTCGTTTGAATGGCATTGCGCTTCTGTAGCAAAGTTGCTCAGTCATCCTCATTACTTTAGGAAAAATGCCTTAATTCAGCTTTATAAGACACCTGCTAAAGATGTTTCTACATATGGATCAATGATTGCCCTAGAAGGATTGCAAGGTATGATCAATCGATCTGAGTTTAAAACTATACGTGAATATTTCGATAGGTCGGACGAATGGGAAAGAAGGAGGTTAATAAGTCTTTCTGATGTGTTGCCACTAGAAGAACGAAAAGCCTGGGTAAAGGTGGTGAAAGCCTCACTCTCAGATGATTTTTTAGGTAAACAATTTTGCGAAACCATAATTCGCGAACAATCAATCTGA
- a CDS encoding GNAT family N-acetyltransferase — protein sequence MSNIRQMTIGDYEEVIGLLREAPGVVVRDADSKEAITRYLERNPGLSFVAIESGRIVGCIMSGHDGRRGYLQHLAVADGFRKQGIGKALVEKCLEGLQKEGILKSHIDVLVDNKAAALFWEKIGWKRRDDICRYSFIRNSGHNA from the coding sequence ATGTCTAACATCCGCCAAATGACGATTGGGGATTATGAAGAGGTGATCGGGCTTTTGCGCGAGGCACCTGGGGTAGTTGTACGTGATGCGGATTCTAAAGAGGCGATTACGAGATACCTTGAGCGCAATCCGGGCCTCAGTTTTGTGGCGATAGAGTCAGGCCGGATCGTGGGCTGTATCATGTCAGGTCATGACGGCAGGCGCGGCTATCTTCAGCACCTGGCTGTTGCCGATGGATTCAGGAAACAGGGGATAGGAAAGGCCCTTGTGGAAAAGTGTCTCGAAGGACTTCAAAAAGAAGGCATACTGAAATCACACATCGATGTTCTTGTTGACAATAAAGCTGCAGCCCTGTTCTGGGAAAAAATCGGATGGAAAAGAAGGGACGATATATGCCGCTATTCCTTCATCAGGAATAGCGGTCATAATGCCTGA
- a CDS encoding AtpZ/AtpI family protein: MAQDSRHPQKPSSSIAATALKGLVILAGIFLGLFTGLYADKVTGFDPGFTLLFIMMGIIAGSWGSIKLSRKKGV, translated from the coding sequence GTGGCGCAAGACAGCAGACACCCCCAAAAACCTTCCTCTTCAATCGCAGCGACCGCTCTTAAGGGTCTGGTGATTCTGGCAGGAATCTTTCTGGGGTTGTTCACTGGTCTTTATGCCGATAAAGTAACAGGTTTCGACCCGGGCTTTACGCTCTTATTCATCATGATGGGAATAATTGCAGGAAGCTGGGGTTCGATAAAATTAAGCAGAAAGAAAGGGGTATGA
- a CDS encoding type III pantothenate kinase, with the protein MLAIDVGNTYIKAAVIDEGGVSEISYLSTEECIRKNRYFSLMPLAESGGKGIVVASVRKQALEIIKEEAMALFGKTPFIVDINTETGIRNLYLSPDTLGIDRLVTAAAAWHLYRKKGRPVITVDLGTATTVDLISASGEFAGGIIAPGLQSALFGLLENAPELPKVAVEKAERLIGRTTSECMSSGAVASQAAMIRGLTEMIDTQAVVVVTGGMVPMISNWLKESYIIDDNLMFKGLKIIYDRNSNCPKNTI; encoded by the coding sequence ATGCTGGCTATCGATGTGGGCAATACTTATATAAAGGCGGCTGTCATTGATGAAGGCGGCGTCTCCGAAATATCATATCTTTCCACCGAAGAGTGCATCAGAAAAAACAGGTATTTTTCCCTGATGCCCCTGGCGGAATCAGGTGGAAAAGGGATCGTTGTTGCAAGCGTCAGAAAGCAGGCGCTTGAAATAATAAAAGAGGAGGCCATGGCCCTTTTCGGCAAAACCCCTTTCATAGTTGATATCAATACCGAAACCGGGATCAGGAATCTCTACCTAAGTCCTGATACTCTGGGCATAGACAGACTGGTGACGGCTGCGGCGGCATGGCATCTGTACAGGAAAAAAGGCAGGCCGGTCATAACTGTTGATCTGGGAACGGCTACAACTGTAGACTTGATAAGTGCAAGCGGTGAATTTGCGGGCGGCATCATTGCACCAGGCCTTCAGAGTGCGCTTTTTGGACTGCTTGAAAATGCACCGGAACTTCCTAAGGTCGCTGTTGAAAAGGCTGAAAGGTTGATCGGCAGGACAACCTCGGAATGCATGTCTTCCGGTGCTGTTGCATCGCAGGCGGCAATGATCAGGGGATTGACTGAAATGATTGATACTCAGGCAGTTGTCGTTGTGACCGGAGGAATGGTTCCGATGATTTCAAACTGGCTTAAAGAAAGCTATATAATTGATGATAACCTTATGTTTAAAGGACTCAAAATTATCTATGACAGAAACTCAAATTGTCCAAAAAATACCATATGA
- a CDS encoding N-acetylmuramoyl-L-alanine amidase: MKSGPARNPLSVIFLLLILYIAVPAVSAETAATLYQAANKSYVELSRDAALRKTKSGWMNVIKQFDAVAQNYPKSAQAPKCLLMEGKLYEQLYGYFWKKSDLDSALAAYVKVVEKYPDSQVADDALFSQAKLYETKLKDNKKAVELYRQTVTRFPKSDMAQQAREELNAINIKDEAASQKTEVKKIIKTDKKSNGDAVKESKPFPPKEEKEGQASAGPVNVKNIRQWSDKDYTRFVIELDGDAAFKTFSLPPDEEAARPQRIVMDVMGARLSKGIPLKADLNDALLKTMHVSQNTADKVRIVLDLSSKADYKAFPMENPSRIVLDIKSGPDTPATVMCDPKDVTKLSPQSETEFRKVKKFSSSQVPEDSPSIPKQLSLKVSKIVVDAGHGGKDPGGIGPNGEKEKDINLAVAKQLAKKLKDQGYEVLLTRDTDVFIPLEERTAFANRKKADLFVSIHVNAHDNSDIKGVETYFLNLTTDASAIRVAARENATTTKSISDLQFIINDLMLTSKINESSRFASSTQKSIIGSLDKYDIVTKDHGVKQAPFYVLIGAKMPAILVEIGFITNPNECELLHTDEYQQSVVDGIAAGINAYVTNTCYAFKDKDREKTQ; the protein is encoded by the coding sequence ATGAAATCAGGACCGGCAAGGAATCCACTGAGCGTCATATTTTTACTTCTTATATTATACATCGCGGTCCCGGCAGTTTCCGCGGAAACGGCGGCAACCCTTTATCAGGCGGCAAACAAGAGCTATGTCGAACTTTCCAGAGACGCAGCCCTCAGAAAAACAAAATCCGGCTGGATGAATGTAATAAAACAGTTTGACGCTGTTGCTCAAAATTATCCCAAATCGGCACAGGCCCCGAAATGCCTCCTGATGGAAGGTAAGCTTTATGAGCAGCTCTATGGCTATTTCTGGAAAAAGAGTGACCTTGATTCGGCGCTGGCTGCATATGTAAAGGTCGTTGAAAAATATCCGGACAGTCAGGTTGCCGATGATGCACTGTTCAGCCAGGCCAAACTGTATGAGACTAAGCTTAAGGATAACAAAAAGGCGGTGGAGCTTTACAGGCAGACGGTGACCCGGTTTCCCAAAAGCGATATGGCCCAGCAGGCGCGTGAAGAGTTGAATGCCATAAACATTAAGGATGAAGCCGCTTCCCAGAAGACTGAAGTCAAAAAGATTATTAAAACGGATAAAAAGAGCAATGGCGATGCTGTAAAAGAATCGAAACCGTTTCCTCCAAAAGAGGAAAAAGAAGGGCAGGCATCTGCCGGTCCTGTTAATGTAAAGAATATCCGCCAGTGGTCTGATAAAGACTATACCAGGTTTGTAATAGAGCTTGACGGTGATGCGGCTTTCAAGACCTTTTCGCTTCCTCCCGACGAGGAAGCTGCAAGGCCCCAGAGGATTGTCATGGATGTGATGGGCGCAAGGTTGTCCAAAGGCATACCTCTTAAGGCTGACTTGAACGATGCCCTTCTTAAGACAATGCATGTAAGCCAGAATACGGCGGACAAGGTGAGAATTGTGCTGGATCTCAGTTCAAAGGCTGATTACAAGGCATTCCCGATGGAAAATCCTTCAAGGATTGTACTTGATATAAAGTCAGGTCCTGACACCCCGGCCACGGTTATGTGTGATCCGAAAGATGTAACGAAGCTTTCACCTCAATCGGAAACCGAATTCCGTAAGGTCAAGAAATTCTCATCATCACAGGTGCCGGAAGACTCCCCTTCGATCCCGAAGCAGCTTTCGCTCAAAGTTTCCAAGATAGTCGTTGATGCCGGTCATGGTGGAAAAGACCCGGGCGGGATTGGTCCCAATGGCGAAAAGGAAAAGGACATCAATCTCGCTGTAGCAAAGCAGCTGGCAAAGAAGCTGAAAGACCAGGGTTATGAAGTGCTTCTTACCAGGGATACCGATGTGTTCATACCGCTGGAGGAAAGGACGGCGTTTGCAAACAGGAAGAAGGCCGACCTTTTTGTATCGATTCATGTCAATGCCCACGACAACTCGGACATCAAGGGCGTCGAAACATATTTTCTGAACCTTACAACCGACGCCTCTGCCATTCGCGTTGCGGCGCGTGAAAACGCGACCACGACCAAGTCGATAAGCGACCTTCAGTTCATAATAAACGATCTGATGCTGACATCCAAGATAAATGAATCCTCAAGGTTTGCATCGTCAACGCAAAAATCCATAATCGGCTCCCTTGATAAATATGACATCGTGACAAAAGACCATGGTGTCAAGCAGGCGCCTTTCTATGTCCTGATAGGGGCGAAAATGCCGGCCATTCTTGTCGAGATAGGCTTTATTACCAATCCGAACGAATGCGAACTGCTGCATACGGATGAATATCAGCAGAGCGTTGTTGACGGGATAGCAGCGGGAATAAATGCATACGTTACAAACACCTGCTATGCGTTCAAGGACAAAGACAGGGAGAAAACACAATGA
- a CDS encoding SPOR domain-containing protein — MRKANPLLLAIMLIFIIGAGYGKSNIMEKQISPPSPDLSVTAREVKPGKASPGLKEEIPCRSQPFHPFTIHLEMNQYKETALEAADVYANSIGQTFITKTPVSNTAWYSVDHGAFESAKDAVTRMQELKAAKLIPKDAYVGAPMPYGVELATAATRENAIKEVRRVRKSGVSAYVIQQNDKCFRVMYGAYPNEDVAGFYEKEIRSLGLSARVAPR; from the coding sequence ATGAGAAAGGCAAATCCTCTCTTACTGGCCATTATGTTAATTTTTATAATCGGTGCTGGTTATGGAAAGAGCAACATTATGGAAAAACAGATCAGCCCTCCTTCGCCGGATTTGTCGGTCACGGCCAGGGAAGTTAAACCTGGAAAGGCTTCCCCCGGCTTAAAAGAAGAGATTCCATGCAGAAGCCAGCCGTTTCACCCGTTCACCATCCACCTTGAAATGAATCAATATAAGGAAACAGCACTTGAGGCCGCCGACGTATATGCAAATTCAATAGGTCAGACTTTCATTACCAAAACGCCTGTTTCAAACACCGCATGGTACTCTGTTGACCACGGGGCGTTCGAGAGTGCTAAAGATGCAGTAACAAGGATGCAGGAGCTTAAAGCCGCGAAGCTGATTCCGAAGGATGCCTATGTCGGCGCTCCCATGCCTTATGGCGTGGAACTTGCGACGGCTGCTACAAGGGAAAATGCAATAAAAGAGGTCCGCAGGGTGAGAAAATCGGGCGTCTCGGCGTATGTGATTCAGCAGAATGATAAATGTTTTCGTGTAATGTATGGTGCTTACCCTAATGAGGATGTTGCGGGTTTTTATGAAAAGGAAATCAGGAGTCTTGGCCTTTCTGCCAGGGTCGCCCCGCGATGA
- the xerD gene encoding site-specific tyrosine recombinase XerD: MNDALIDSFIEYLVTERSSAENTMSSYSTDLKSYGLWLDEKGLNFEKADYHTLAVYTAVMRETGLKTTSINRRLSTIRQFYKFLLDEGVIEKDPSRDIVMPKRAQYLPDVLNVNEVEGLLNAPDTSKPLGKRDKAMLELLYATGLRVSELVKLKLNNINLGAGFLLTKGKGGKERLVPMGEKAVHWTREYVETVRPSMIVKKSEILFFSNRGTEMSRQNFWYIIKRYALAAGIFRDISPHTLRHSFATHLLTGGADLRSVQMMLGHSDISTTQIYTHITSQRLKEVHTRYHPRG; the protein is encoded by the coding sequence ATGAACGATGCGCTGATCGATTCCTTTATCGAATATCTGGTTACGGAAAGATCTTCTGCAGAAAACACCATGTCTTCATATTCAACCGACCTGAAGTCCTACGGGTTGTGGCTGGATGAAAAAGGTCTGAACTTTGAAAAGGCGGATTATCACACCCTGGCGGTATATACCGCCGTCATGAGGGAGACAGGTCTTAAGACAACCAGCATCAACAGAAGGCTTTCGACAATCAGACAGTTTTACAAATTCCTTCTCGATGAAGGGGTTATTGAGAAGGACCCGTCGAGGGATATAGTCATGCCAAAAAGGGCGCAGTATCTGCCCGATGTGCTTAATGTGAACGAGGTGGAAGGACTGCTGAATGCGCCCGATACTTCAAAACCTCTAGGCAAGAGGGACAAGGCCATGCTGGAGCTTCTTTATGCGACCGGCCTCAGAGTCAGCGAGCTTGTAAAGCTGAAGCTGAACAACATCAATCTAGGTGCGGGATTTCTGCTCACAAAGGGCAAGGGAGGAAAGGAAAGGCTTGTCCCTATGGGAGAAAAGGCGGTTCACTGGACAAGGGAATATGTCGAAACAGTAAGACCGTCCATGATCGTTAAAAAAAGCGAGATACTCTTTTTTTCAAACAGGGGAACGGAAATGTCCAGGCAGAACTTCTGGTATATCATCAAACGTTATGCGCTTGCCGCAGGCATTTTCAGGGACATTTCCCCGCATACGTTGAGGCATTCGTTTGCCACGCACCTCCTTACGGGAGGGGCGGATCTGCGCTCTGTCCAGATGATGCTTGGCCATTCCGATATATCCACAACGCAGATATACACCCACATAACCTCACAAAGACTTAAAGAAGTCCACACCCGCTATCACCCGAGGGGCTGA
- a CDS encoding CBS domain-containing protein produces MEVITTHIQADFDSFASMLAAKLLYPDAVLVFSGAQEKIVRDYLQGAGVEITGSIEKLRHDRLDDITRLVLVDTKQASRIGVFSEIVTKPGLEIIIYDHHRASSDDITGTMEHCEQVGSTVALMVEELNRKAIKPSPEIATVMAMGIFEDTGSLLFPSTTPRDCMAYADLISWGADVNRVARMVSRELSPIQVDVLDQLIKNAGTYQINGIDILFTQSVSLEYVEDFAMLVHKLRPMFAVEAIFAFGQMGERIYFVARSSVPQINAADAAAIFGGGGHPSASAASVKDLGLDQAQASLLKHLKKIVKPRITARDIMTFPVKGVYLDSTIDDASDVLNKYNINAALVKSRDEKLLGLVTRQVVSRAQGHNLGGSKVMEYMIRDIRTVRPEASVGEIRSLVIDGFQRLLPVMDDKKVIGVITRTDLMRIMHEKMGKVEGRQASSSPKKYVQSLLFERLPKELFELLKKAGELAGEMGFNLFIVGGIVRDMVMRIDNLDIDLVVEGDGIAFAKELARMNGARIASHDKYKTAVLTLENGRHIDIATARLEYYKIPGGFPVVEESTLKLDLYRRDFTINTLAIALNPNRFGEMIDFFGGQRDIKEKRIRVLHSLSFVEDPSRILRAVRFEKRLGFSLGKQTLSLVHSAVASGFLNGIPGRRIFHEIGQILSENDPLPSMERLKDLGVLEAIHKGIIYNEQTAELFMHVKETLSWFNLLYTHERLRPWFVFIMALTDQMKPKTIIAIGESLGVGKEEIRQLLASKTAAFEIFKAFAIEKERTPAWVVNTVEGASLEEILFVMSKTRSLDMKERISSFITSWRHYKPPVTGKDLIELGFKQNKQLGVCLKEIRDRGLNGEIKDYNEAMLFAGKMLSGQKIEEG; encoded by the coding sequence ATGGAAGTCATAACAACCCATATCCAGGCCGACTTCGATTCATTCGCATCAATGCTTGCGGCGAAACTTCTCTATCCTGATGCGGTGCTTGTTTTCTCCGGAGCGCAGGAAAAAATCGTGCGCGATTATTTGCAGGGCGCGGGTGTCGAGATAACGGGTTCGATTGAAAAATTAAGGCATGACAGGCTGGACGATATCACCAGGCTGGTTCTTGTTGACACAAAACAGGCGTCGCGTATCGGGGTGTTCTCGGAAATAGTGACGAAACCAGGACTCGAGATAATCATTTACGATCACCACAGGGCATCTTCGGATGACATTACCGGGACCATGGAGCATTGCGAGCAGGTCGGATCAACGGTTGCACTCATGGTGGAAGAGCTGAACCGCAAGGCCATAAAGCCTTCTCCCGAAATTGCAACCGTAATGGCAATGGGCATATTCGAAGACACCGGTTCACTGCTCTTTCCTTCGACTACTCCGAGGGACTGCATGGCGTATGCGGACCTTATTTCATGGGGCGCAGATGTAAATCGTGTAGCAAGGATGGTTTCAAGGGAATTAAGCCCCATACAGGTGGATGTGCTTGACCAGCTCATAAAGAATGCCGGGACATATCAGATCAACGGTATCGACATCCTCTTCACACAGTCGGTATCCCTGGAATATGTGGAAGACTTTGCAATGCTTGTCCACAAGCTGAGGCCCATGTTCGCGGTGGAGGCGATTTTCGCCTTCGGTCAGATGGGGGAGAGGATATATTTTGTTGCGAGGAGTTCTGTTCCTCAGATAAATGCAGCGGATGCGGCCGCAATCTTCGGCGGCGGCGGACATCCGAGCGCATCGGCCGCCTCTGTAAAGGACCTGGGGCTGGATCAGGCACAGGCCTCTTTGCTGAAGCATCTTAAGAAAATTGTGAAACCCAGGATAACGGCAAGGGACATCATGACCTTTCCGGTAAAGGGCGTATACCTCGACTCAACAATCGATGATGCGAGTGATGTGCTGAACAAATACAATATCAATGCAGCCCTTGTTAAATCAAGGGACGAAAAGCTCCTCGGCCTAGTAACCAGACAGGTGGTGAGCCGGGCGCAGGGGCATAATCTGGGCGGCTCAAAAGTGATGGAGTACATGATCCGCGATATCAGAACGGTCAGACCCGAGGCATCCGTAGGAGAGATACGCTCGCTCGTCATAGACGGATTTCAGAGGCTGCTCCCGGTAATGGACGATAAAAAGGTAATCGGTGTCATAACCCGCACTGACCTTATGCGCATCATGCATGAGAAGATGGGAAAGGTGGAGGGCCGGCAGGCTTCGTCATCGCCAAAAAAATACGTCCAGTCCCTTTTGTTTGAAAGACTTCCGAAAGAGCTTTTCGAACTGCTCAAAAAGGCCGGAGAACTGGCGGGCGAGATGGGCTTCAATCTCTTCATCGTAGGCGGTATAGTCCGCGACATGGTCATGCGCATTGACAACCTCGACATAGACCTTGTCGTCGAGGGCGACGGGATAGCCTTTGCAAAAGAGCTTGCCAGGATGAACGGGGCAAGGATCGCCTCTCACGACAAATACAAGACAGCTGTATTGACGCTTGAAAACGGCAGGCACATAGACATAGCGACGGCAAGGCTCGAATATTACAAGATACCGGGCGGATTCCCAGTGGTCGAGGAATCGACACTCAAACTCGATTTGTACAGAAGGGACTTCACGATCAATACACTGGCTATTGCTTTAAATCCGAACAGATTCGGCGAGATGATAGACTTTTTCGGCGGCCAGCGGGACATCAAGGAAAAAAGGATAAGGGTGTTGCATTCTCTGAGCTTTGTGGAAGACCCGTCACGTATTTTAAGGGCGGTCAGGTTTGAAAAGCGGCTTGGTTTCTCACTGGGCAAGCAGACTCTTTCGCTGGTTCACTCGGCGGTTGCATCCGGATTCTTAAATGGCATTCCGGGCAGGCGGATATTCCATGAGATAGGCCAGATACTTTCGGAAAACGATCCGTTGCCATCCATGGAAAGGCTTAAGGATCTGGGAGTACTCGAGGCCATTCACAAGGGCATCATCTATAACGAGCAGACGGCCGAACTTTTTATGCATGTCAAGGAGACGCTCAGCTGGTTCAACCTTCTTTATACTCATGAAAGGCTAAGGCCATGGTTTGTATTCATAATGGCGCTGACCGATCAGATGAAGCCGAAGACGATTATTGCAATCGGTGAAAGTCTTGGCGTGGGCAAGGAAGAAATCAGGCAGCTCCTGGCGTCAAAAACCGCGGCCTTTGAAATCTTCAAGGCATTTGCAATAGAAAAGGAGAGGACTCCTGCGTGGGTGGTCAATACCGTTGAAGGCGCGAGTCTGGAAGAGATACTGTTTGTAATGTCCAAGACCAGAAGCCTAGACATGAAGGAAAGAATATCGTCTTTCATTACATCCTGGCGCCACTATAAGCCTCCTGTCACCGGCAAAGACCTCATCGAACTCGGGTTCAAACAGAACAAGCAACTTGGTGTCTGTCTAAAGGAGATAAGGGACAGGGGCCTGAACGGTGAAATAAAGGATTATAACGAGGCCATGCTCTTTGCCGGGAAAATGCTGTCCGGGCAGAAAATAGAAGAAGGTTGA
- a CDS encoding helix-turn-helix domain-containing protein → MIEMEDRWLSINEICKYLGVSNDTVYKWIDKHEMPAHRMGRLWKFKKDEVDAWVKAGGATKPVDTDKKVRSNDRL, encoded by the coding sequence ATGATAGAGATGGAAGATCGCTGGTTATCGATAAATGAGATTTGCAAGTACCTCGGGGTCAGCAATGACACTGTTTACAAATGGATTGATAAACACGAAATGCCCGCCCATCGCATGGGCCGCCTCTGGAAGTTCAAGAAAGATGAAGTGGACGCATGGGTCAAGGCAGGTGGAGCAACCAAGCCTGTAGATACCGACAAAAAAGTAAGGAGTAATGACAGGCTATGA